From one Mustela nigripes isolate SB6536 chromosome 16, MUSNIG.SB6536, whole genome shotgun sequence genomic stretch:
- the POLR2A gene encoding DNA-directed RNA polymerase II subunit RPB1: MHGGGPPSGDSACPLRTIKRVQFGVLSPDELKRMSVTEGGIKYPETTEGGRPKLGGLMDPRQGVIERTGRCQTCAGNMTECPGHFGHIELAKPVFHVGFLVKTMKVLRCVCFFCSKLLVDSNNPKIKDILAKSKGQPKKRLTHVYDLCKGKNICEGGEEMDNKFGVEQPEGDEDLTKEKGHGGCGRYQPRIRRSGLELYAEWKHVNEDSQEKKILLSPERVHEIFKRISDEECFVLGMEPRYARPEWMIVTVLPVPPLSVRPAVVMQGSARNQDDLTHKLADIVKINNQLRRNEQNGAAAHVIAEDVKLLQFHVATMVDNELPGLPRAMQKSGRPLKSLKQRLKGKEGRVRGNLMGKRVDFSARTVITPDPNLSIDQVGVPRSIAANMTFAEIVTPFNIDRLQELVRRGNSQYPGAKYIIRDNGDRIDLRFHPKPSDLHLQTGYKVERHMCDGDIVIFNRQPTLHKMSMMGHRVRILPWSTFRLNLSVTTPYNADFDGDEMNLHLPQSLETRAEIQELAMVPRMIVTPQSNRPVMGIVQDTLTAVRKFTKRDVFLERGEVMNLLMFLSTWDGKVPQPAILKPRPLWTGKQIFSLIIPGHINCIRTHSTHPDDEDSGPYKHISPGDTKVVVENGELIMGILCKKSLGTSAGSLVHISYLEMGHDVTRLFYSNIQTVINNWLLIEGHTIGIGDSIADSKTYQDIQNTIKKAKQDVIEVIEKAHNNELEPTPGNTLRQTFENQVNRILNDARDKTGSSAQKSLSEYNNFKSMVVSGAKGSKINISQVIAVVGQQNVEGKRIPFGFKHRTLPHFIKDDYGPESRGFVENSYLAGLTPTEFFFHAMGGREGLIDTAVKTAETGYIQRRLIKSMESVMVKYDATVRNSINQVVQLRYGEDGLAGESVEFQNLATLKPSHKAFEKKFRFDYTNERALRRTLQEDLVKDVLSNAHIQNELEREFERMREDREVLRVIFPTGDSKVVLPCNLLRMIWNAQKIFHINPRLPSDLHPIKVVEGVKELSKKLVIVNGDDPLSRQAQENATLLFNIHLRSTLCSRRMAEEFRLSGEAFDWLLGEIESKFNQAIAHPGEMVGALAAQSLGEPATQMTLNTFHYAGVSAKNVTLGVPRLKELINISKKPKTPSLTVFLLGQSARDAERAKDILCRLEHTTLRKVTANTAIYYDPNPQSTVVAEDQEWVNVYYEMPDFDVARISPWLLRVELDRKHMTDRKLTMEQIAEKINAGFGDDLNCIFNDDNAEKLVLRIRIMNSDENKMQEEEEVVDKMDDDVFLRCIESNMLTDMTLQGIEQISKVYMHLPQTDNKKKIIITEDGEFKALQEWILETDGVSLMRVLSEKDVDPVRTTSNDIVEIFTVLGIEAVRKALERELYHVISFDGSYVNYRHLALLCDTMTCRGHLMAITRHGVNRQDTGPLMKCSFEETVDVLMEAAAHGESDPMKGVSENIMLGQLAPAGTGCFDLLLDAEKCKYGMEIPTNIPGLGAAGPTGMFFGSAPSPMGGISPAMTPWNQGATPAYGAWSPSVGSGMTPGAAGFSPSAASDASGFSPGYSPAWSPTPGSPGSPGPSSPYIPSPGGAMSPSYSPTSPAYEPRSPGGYTPQSPSYSPTSPSYSPTSPSYSPTSPNYSPTSPSYSPTSPSYSPTSPSYSPTSPSYSPTSPSYSPTSPSYSPTSPSYSPTSPSYSPTSPSYSPTSPSYSPTSPSYSPTSPSYSPTSPSYSPTSPSYSPTSPSYSPTSPNYSPTSPNYTPTSPSYSPTSPSYSPTSPNYTPTSPNYSPTSPSYSPTSPSYSPTSPSYSPSSPRYTPQSPTYTPSSPSYSPSSPSYSPTSPKYTPTSPSYSPSSPEYTPTSPKYSPTSPKYSPTSPKYSPTSPTYSPTTPKYSPTSPTYSPTSPVYTPTSPKYSPTSPTYSPTSPKYSPTSPTYSPTSPKGSTYSPTSPGYSPTSPTYSLTSPAISPDDSDEEN; encoded by the exons ATGCACGGGGGCGGCCCCCCCTCCGGGGACAGCGCATGCCCGCTGCGCACCATCAAGCGAGTGCAATTCGGAGTCCTCAGTCCGGATGAACTG aaacGAATGTCTGTGACAGAGGGCGGTATCAAATACCCCGAGACCACAGAGGGAGGCCGCCCCAAGCTTGGGGGGCTGATGGACCCGAGGCAGGGGGTGATCGAGCGGACCGGCCGCTGCCAGACCTGTGCGG GAAACATGACGGAGTGTCCTGGCCACTTTGGCCACATCGAGCTGGCCAAGCCCGTATTCCACGTGGGCTTCCTGGTGAAGACGATGAAAGTGTTGCGCTGCGTCTGCTTCTTCTGCTCCAAGCTGCTCGTGGACTCC aACAACCCAAAGATCAAGGACATTTTGGCCAAGTCCAAGGGGCAGCCCAAGAAGCGGCTGACGCACGTGTATGACCTGTGCAAGGGCAAGAACATCTGCGAGGGTGGTGAGGAGATGGACAACAAGTTCGGGGTGGAGCAGCCGGAGGGCGACGAGGATTTGACCAAAGAGAAG GGCCATGGTGGCTGCGGGCGGTACCAGCCCCGGATCCGGCGCTCGGGCCTGGAGCTATACGCGGAGTGGAAGCACGTCAATGAGGACTCCCAGGAGAAGAAGATCCTGCTGAGTCCTGAGCGAGTGCATGAGATCTTCAAGCGCATCTCAGATGAGGAGTGCttcgtgctgggcatggagccccgCTATGCGCGGCCCGAGTGGATGATCGTCACCGTGCTGCCTGTGCCCCCGCTGTCCGTGCGGCCCGCCGTGGTGATGCAGGGTTCTGCCCGCAACCAG GACGACCTGACGCACAAGCTGGCGGACATCGTGAAGATCAACAACCAGCTGCGGCGCAACGAGCAGAACGGCGCGGCAGCGCACGTCATCGCCGAGGACGTGAAGCTCCTGCAGTTCCACGTGGCCACCATGGTGGACAACGAGCTGCCTGGCCTGCCCCGT GCCATGCAGAAGTCGGGGCGCCCCCTCAAGTCCTTGAAGCAGCGGCTGAAGGGCAAGGAAGGCCGGGTCCGAGGGAACCTCATGGGCAAGCGCGTGGACTTCTCAGCGCGCACCGTCATCACCCCCGACCCCAACCTCTCCATCGACCAGGTGGGCGTGCCTCGCTCCATCGCTGCCAACATGACCTTCGCAGAGATTGTCACGCCCTTCAACATCGACAG ACTCCAGGAGCTGGTACGCAGGGGGAACAGCCAGTACCCGGGGGCCAAGTACATTATTCGGGACAATGGCGACCGTATCGACCTGCGTTTCCACCCGAAGCCCAGTGACCTTCACTTGCAGACCGGCTACAAG GTGGAGCGGCACATGTGCGACGGAGACATCGTCATCTTCAACCGCCAGCCGACTTTGCACAAAATGTCCATGATGGGGCATCGGGTCCGCATCCTCCCCTGGTCTACTTTCCGCTTAAATCTGAG TGTGACGACTCCTTACAACGCTGACTTTGACGGGGACGAGATGAACTTGCACCTGCCCCAGTCCCTGGAGACGCGGGCGGAGATCCAGGAGCTGGCCATGGTGCCACGCATGATCGTCACCCCCCAGAGCAATCGGCCGGTCATGGGCATCGTGCAGGACACGCTCACGGCTGTGCGCAAATTCACCAAGAGAGACGTCTTTCTGGAACGG GGGGAGGTGATGAACCTGCTGATGTTTCTGTCCACGTGGGACGGGAAGGTGCCGCAGCCAGCCATACTGAAGCCACGGCCCTTGTGGACGGGCAAACAGATCTTCTCCCTCATCATCCCCGGCCACATCAACTGTATCCGCACCCACAGTACCCATCCAGACGACGAGGACAGCGGTCCTTACAAGCACATCTCTCCCGGGGACACCAAG GTGGTGGTGGAGAACGGGGAGCTGATCATGGGCATCCTGTGTAAGAAGTCTCTGGGCACGTCGGCCGGCTCTCTGGTGCACATCTCTTACCTGGAGATGGGCCATGACGTCACTCGCCTTTTCTACTCCAACATTCAGACCGTCATCAACAACTGGCTGCTGATCGAGG GTCACACCATTGGCATTGGGGACTCCATTGCCGACTCCAAGACCTACCAGGACATCCAAAACACTATTAAGAAGGCCAAGCAAGATGTGATAGAG GTCATTGAGAAAGCTCATAACAACGAGCTGGAGCCTACCCCGGGGAACACCCTGCGGCAGACCTTTGAGAACCAGGTGAACCGCATTCTCAATGACGCCCGAGACAAGACCGGCTCCTCTGCCCAGAAGTCCCTGTCTGAGTACAACAACTTCAAGTCTATGGTCGTGTCTGGGGCCAAAGGTTCCAAGATCAATATCTCCCAG GTCATTGCCGTCGTCGGACAGCAGAACGTGGAAGGGAAACGGATCCCGTTTGGGTTCAAGCACAGGACCTTGCCTCACTTCATCAAGGACGACTACGGGCCCGAGAGCCGCGGCTTCGTGGAGAACTCTTACCTGGCAGGCCTTACGCCCACCGAGTTCTTCTTCCATGCCATGGGGGGTCGCGAGGGGCTCATCGACACGGCCGTCAAGACTGCTGAGACTG GGTACATCCAGCGGCGGCTCATCAAGTCCATGGAGTCGGTGATGGTGAAGTATGACGCCACCGTGCGCAACTCCATCAACCAGGTGGTGCAGCTGCGCTACGGTGAGGACGGCCTGGCTGGCGAGAGCGTCGAGTTCCAGAACCTGGCCACCCTGAAGCCGTCGCACAAGGCTTTCGAGAAGAA ATTCCGCTTTGACTACACGAATGAGAGGGCGCTGCGGCGCACCCTGCAGGAGGACCTGGTGAAGGACGTGCTGAGCAACGCCCACATCCAGAACGAGCTGGAGCGGGAGTTCGAGCGCATGCGGGAGGACCGGGAGGTGCTCAGGGTCATCTTCCCCACCGGCGACAGCAAG GTGGTGCTGCCCTGTAACCTGCTGCGCATGATCTGGAACGCTCAGAAAATCTTCCACATAAACCCCCGTCTGCCATCCGACCTGCACCCCATCAAGGTCGTAGAGG GAGTCAAGGAGTTGAGCAAGAAGCTGGTGATCGTGAACGGGGACGACCCCCTGAGCCGGCAAGCACAGGAGAACGCCACGCTCCTCTTCAACATCCACCTGCGCTCCACGCTCTGCTCCCGCCGCATGGCCGAGGAGTtccggctcagtggggaggcctTCGACTGGCTGCTCGGGGAGATTGAGTCCAAGTTCAACCAAGCCATT GCCCATCCTGGGGAGATGGTGGGTGCCCTGGCCGCACAGTCCCTTGGAGAACCTGCCACCCAGATGACCTTGAACACCTTTCACTACGCCGGTGTGTCTGCCAAGAACGTGACCCTGGGTGTGCCCCGTCTCAAGGAGCTCATCAACATCTCCAAGAAGCCGAAGACGCCTTCGCTCACTGTCTTCCTGCTGGGCCAGTCTGCTCGAGACGCTGAGAGGGCCAAG GACATTCTGTGCCGTCTGGAGCATACGACACTGAGGAAGGTGACCGCCAACACAGCCATCTACTACGACCCCAACCCCCAGAGCACGGTGGTGGCAGAGGATCAGGAATGGGTGAATGTCTACTACGAGATGCCTGACTTTGACGTGGCTCGCATCTCCCCCTGGCTTTTGCGGGTGGAGCTGGACCGGAAGCACATGACCGACCGGAAGCTGACCATGGAGCAGATTGCCGAGAAGATCAATGCGG GTTTCGGCGACGACTTGAACTGCATCTTTAATGACGACAACGCGGAGAAGCTGGTGTTGCGCATCCGGATCATGAATAGCGACGAGAACAAGATGCAAGAG GAGGAGGAAGTGGTAGACAAGATGGATGACGACGTGTTCCTGCGCTGCATCGAGTCCAACATGCTGACTGACATGACCCTGCAGGGCATCGAGCAGATCAGCAAG GTGTACATGCACCTGCCGCAGACAGACAATAAGAAGAAGATCATCATCACAGAGGACGGGGAGTTCAAGGCCCTGCAGGAGTGGATCCTGGAGACGGACGGCGTGAGCCTGATGCGGGTGCTGAGCGAGAAGGACGTGGACCCCGTGCGCACCACGTCCAACGACATCGTGGAGATCTTCACG GTGCTGGGCATTGAAGCCGTGCGGAAGGCTCTGGAGCGGGAGCTGTACCACGTCATCTCCTTTGACGGTTCCTACGTCAATTACCGCCACTTGGCTCTGCTGTGTGACACCATGACCTGTCGAGGCCACCTGATGGCCATCACCCGACATGGGGTCAACCGCCAGGATACCGGGCCTCTCATGAAATGCTCCTTTGAGGAAACG GTGGATGTGCTGATGGAGGCCGCCGCACATGGAGAAAGCGACCCCATGAAGGGGGTGTCGGAGAACATCATGCTGGGCCAGCTCGCCCCAGCTGGCACCGGATGCTTCGACCTCCTGCTCGATGCCGAGAAGTGCAAGTACGGCATGGAGATCCCCACCAACATCCCCGGCTTGGGGGCCGCCGGAC CCACTGGCATGTTCTTCGGCTCAGCGCCCAGCCCCATGGGAGGGATTTCTCCAGCCATGACGCCCTGGAACCAGGGTGCAACTCCGGCCTATGGAGCCTGGTCCCCCAGTGTCG ggagtggAATGACCCCGGGGGCAGCCGGCTTCTCCCCCAGCGCCGCCTCCGACGCCAGCGGCTTCAGCCCTGGCTACTCGCCTGCCTGGTCTCCCACGCCGGGCTCCCCAGGCTCGCCCGGCCCCTCCAGCCCGTACATCCCCTCGCCAG GTGGTGCTATGTCTCCCAGCTACTCCCCGACATCACCCGCCTATGAGCCTCGCTCCCCTGGAGGCTATACACCTCAGAGTCCCTCTTACTCCCCTACCTCACCTTCCTACTCCCCCACCTCTCCATCCTACTCTCCAACCAGTCCCAACTACAGCCCCACGTCACCTAGCTACTCCCCGACCTCGCCCAGCTACTCCCCGACTTCACCCAGCTACTCCCCGACTTCTCCCAGCTACTCCCCAACCTCTCCCAGCTATTCTCCAACTTCCCCAAGCTACTCTCCCACTTCTCCGAGCTACTCTCCGACCTCTCCCAGCTACTCCCCAACCTCTCCCAGCTactcccccacctctcccagcTATTCCCCCACCTCTCCTAGCTACTCGCCAACGTCCCCAAGCTACTCTCCCACGTCCCCAAGCTACTCTCCCACGTCCCCAAGCTACTCGCCAACATCCCCAAGCTACTCACCAACCAGCCCTAACTATTCTCCAACCAGTCCCAATTACACCCCGACGTCTCCTAGCTACAGTCCGACGTCACCAAGCTACTCCCCGACTAGTCCCAATTACACGCCCACGAGCCCTAACTACAGCCCAACCTCTCCAAGTTACTCTCCAACTTCACCCAGCTACTCCCCAACCTCGCCAAGCTATTCCCCGTCAAGCCCACGATACACACCACAGTCTCCGACCTATACCCCGAGCTCCCCCAGCTACAGCCCCAGCTCCCCCAGCTACAGCCCAACCTCGCCAAAGTACACCCCCACCAGCCCCTCGTACAGCCCCAGCTCCCCAGAGTATACCCCGACCTCTCCCAAGTACTCACCTACCAGCCCGAAGTATTCGCCCACCTCCCCCAAGTACTCACCCACTAGCCCTACCTACTCGCCCACCACCCCAAAGTACTCCCCAACATCTCCTACTTACTCGCCGACCTCTCCGGTCTATACCCCGACCTCCCCCAAGTACTCGCCCACCAGCCCTACCTACTCGCCCACCTCCCCCAAGTACTCACCCACCAGCCCCACCTACTCACCTACCTCCCCCAAAGGCTCTACCTACTCACCCACTTCCCCGGGCTACTCGCCCACCAGCCCCACCTACAGCCTCACCAGTCCGGCCATCAGCCCGGACGACAGCGATGAGGAGAACTGA
- the SLC35G6 gene encoding solute carrier family 35 member G6 — translation MRQSWESDRHTASRVGNNEKLGPPPPQEGSREEPPPPSGRFQGRTPLPLQPGHKGWSSEGPRVPEPGVEEEVQGKMAGNHPYFNLPDFTQPSPPSTPASLPPHQRCRPSDATKGLLVALLGGGLPAGFVGPFSRMAYQASRLPSLELLICRCLFHLPIALLLKVRGDPLLGPPDVRGRACLHALLNVLSIGCAYSAVQVVPAGNAATVRKGSSTVCSALLALCLESQGLSGYDWCGLLGSTLGLIIIVGPGLGTLQEGTTGLYTALGYVLAFLGGLALSLGLLVYRSLDFPSCLPTVAFLFGLVGLVGSVPGLFILQTPVLPSDPLSWSCVGAVGILALVSFVCVSYAVTKAHPALVCAVLHSEVVVALMLQYYVLYETVAPSDIMGAGVVLGSIAIITAQNLSCEREGQVEE, via the exons atgagacaATCTTGGGAGTCAGACAGACATACAGCCAGCCGGGTTGGAAACAATGAGAAACTAggcccacccccacctcaggaAGGTTCCAGGGAAGAACCTCCCCCCCCTTCAGGAAGGTTCCAGGGAAGAACCCCACTCCCACTCCAGCCAGGTCACAAGGGCTGGAGCTCCGAAGGGCCCAGGGTCCCTGAGCCAGGAGTAGAGGAAGAAGTCCAAGGAAAGATG GCTGGCAATCACCCTTACTTCAACCTGCCCGACTTCACCCAGCCATCGCCGCCCTCCACTCCGGCCAGCCTCCCCCCGCACCAGCGCTGCCGGCCCTCCGATGCCACCAAGGGCCTGCTCGTGGCCCTGCTGGGTGGGGGCCTGCCTGCTGGCTTTGTGGGCCCCTTCTCCCGCATGGCTTACCAGGCCTCTCGCTTACCCTCGCTGGAGCTGCTCATCTGTCGCTGTCTCTTTCACCTCCCCATTGCGCTGCTACTGAAAGTGCGTGGTGACCCCCTGTTGGGACCTCCCGATGTCCGGGGCCGGGCCTGCCTCCATGCCCTGCTCAACGTCCTCAGCATTGGGTGCGCCTACAGCGCGGTTCAGGTGGTGCCTGCTGGCAATGCAGCCACGGTCCGTAAGGGCTCATCCACCGTCTGCTCTGCCCTCCTCGCCCTCTGCCTCGAGAGCCAGGGTCTCAGCGGCTACGACTGGTGTGGTCTGTTGGGCAGCACCCTGGGACTCATCATCATTGTGGGACCTGGACTAGGGACGCTGCAGGAGGGGACCACGGGCCTCTACACCGCCCTGGGCTACGTGCTTGCATTCCTGGGCGGCCTGGCACTGTCGCTGGGGCTCCTGGTCTATCGTTCCCTGGACTTCCCCTCTTGCCTGCCGACAGTGGCCTTCCTGTTTGGCTTGGTGGGGCTGGTGGGCTCGGTGCCAGGCCTCTTCATACTGCAGACTCCTGTGCTGCCCAGTGATCCTCTGAGTTGGAGCTGTGTGGGGGCCGTGGGGATCCTCGCCCTGGTCTCCTTTGTGTGCGTGAGCTATGCAGTCACGAAAGCCCACCCCGCCCTGGTGTGTGCCGTCCTGCATTCCGAGGTGGTGGTGGCCTTGATGCTGCAGTATTACGTGCTCTATGAGACCGTGGCGCCTTCTGACAtcatgggggcaggggtggtgttGGGCAGCATCGCCATCATCACCGCCCAGAACCTCAGCtgtgagagggaggggcaggtggaggagTGA